From Vagococcus jeotgali, one genomic window encodes:
- a CDS encoding HAD family hydrolase: MTVVIFDVDDTLYQQIEPFRLAIEDVFLTEYKQMNVEISELYLSFRQFSDEVFMKTVNGQMTLADMRVYRIKETFFKHGRKVTDLACQLFQERYYHYQGCIELSSSMREVLDYLRKKDIPIGILTNGPTTHQKRKLEQLGLHQWVVSTKMLISESIGVSKPEVTAFRKVQEQFDGENNFIYVGDSYHHDVLGALSAGWQVIWLNKYNRVLLNEESKPDVELHEDTQVLKIIKKLIEK, from the coding sequence AGTTGTCATATTTGATGTTGATGATACTCTTTATCAACAAATTGAGCCATTCAGACTGGCTATAGAAGATGTTTTTTTGACAGAATATAAGCAGATGAATGTCGAAATAAGTGAACTATATTTATCTTTCAGACAGTTTAGTGATGAGGTTTTTATGAAAACTGTTAATGGGCAGATGACTTTAGCAGATATGAGGGTTTACCGAATTAAAGAGACTTTTTTTAAGCACGGAAGAAAGGTAACTGATTTAGCTTGCCAATTATTCCAAGAGAGATATTATCACTATCAGGGGTGTATTGAGCTTAGTTCTAGTATGAGAGAAGTGCTGGATTATTTAAGAAAAAAAGATATTCCAATAGGGATATTAACAAATGGTCCGACTACTCATCAAAAAAGAAAACTTGAGCAATTAGGCTTACATCAATGGGTAGTGTCTACTAAAATGTTAATTTCTGAGAGCATTGGTGTTAGTAAACCAGAAGTGACAGCTTTTAGAAAAGTTCAAGAGCAATTTGATGGAGAAAATAATTTTATCTATGTTGGGGACTCTTATCATCATGATGTTTTAGGTGCTTTATCAGCTGGTTGGCAAGTTATTTGGTTAAATAAATATAATAGAGTATTATTAAATGAAGAGAGTAAACCTGATGTAGAATTGCATGAAGACACACAGGTGTTAAAAATAATAAAAAAACTTATAGAGAAATAG